The nucleotide window CCAAGAAACAGTTGGACCCCATGAACTCTGTTCCTTTGCACGTGCACGCGCTGACCTGCAATGATCCGAGCAGAGCCAGGTCACTTAGAAAGTGCTGcagtttcctcctctgctccctctctcttttctagtcagacagggggaaaaaaaaacattcatacaaaAAGCCAAGATGTATAAATTAACACTGAAGCTTAATCTTCCTCCATCCTGACTCCGCATCAGCCCCCCTCCCAGTCTAGTATCCTAGCAACACATGCAACGCCTCCTCGCAGCATCCTGCATCTCTATCGACAATTAATTCGTTTGCATTAAAGGATGCAAATAAGAGATCAAGAGTAAAACGTGTCCTAATATCCAACAAAATGCATCAGGCCGACTCAGACATAATCTCTCGACTGAGTCAAAATCCTGCGGCTGAGAAAAGAGCGCATTAAAACTCACACTGCTCATCTTGAACCAAATTGCAGACGCCGTCGTCTCCTTCACGGGCGATCATGGCATGCCGAGGCCGTAGACTCAcgttgtgctgctgctgctgctgctacgaCTTGTTTTCCTGGCGGTGACACACGCACAGACCGAGGTTTTGTTCTCCTCGGGTGTTGCCTCGTCTGTTGCAGCATGAAGGCGGTTTGGCCACGGGAGTATGGAAGCCCCTAGCGGCCATGTTGGCGGACTACATTTCAGTGCTGTAATTTCACAGCAATTCAATACAGTCTGACTTTGTTGAGGCGGTGCAGCAAAAATATCATTTCCAACATagtttaaacattaaaatatctcCGTGAGAGTGATAAATGTTTTATATCTTACAAGTTTCTGGATTTAAGTCTTTATTTTTGCCCCGTTTGTTAagaattagctagctagcaccAAGGGACAACCTTAACTTGTAGCCTAATGCGCTGGTTAGTTGTCATCCTATAGCCAGAACTAGTTTTACAGTTTAATTTTAGAGCATTTTAAAGTTTCAAAGCAGTTAAAAAACAGGTAAAGTCACTGGTGAAAAGATGGTCAAAATAGGATCAGAAGTGAGCATGTTCCCCTCGGAAAGATGTTTTGCTCAACGGTGAAAATATGTTCACATCTGCTTCAAAATTTAaggtttttttcacagattatcTGAAGACAGTTAAATGTTCACATTTAGACTATATTTCAGCAGGACTTGCTGTCTTATCACTGGCTTTAAACTGGGAAATTTGGACATGGCTTCTTAGTTAGGCTCTAAAACGATAATAGGCTATTATCTGCGGATTTTAAAGGATGaaaaatgtcactatttaaaaCCCCCGGTGAAATACGGTCTAAATGTGAACGTTCAATCAAATAGTCGGTAAGAAAACTTGaacttttgaatgttttttgaaCATCTTTTCAAAGACGAAAAATGCTTGTTGGGGATTATCTTAGACTAGCATAAAGATATAAAGTGCTACCATAAGTGTTTGGGACTTATTTCTCTATAGAATCTTCTTGCTTTTACATTTGCATTAATTGATTAAAGCACAGGTAGAAAGGTGATTTTAAACCCTTGGACAAAGTGTTTATGGTAAGCTAAGGCAGGGTTGCCAACTTTCAACAACAAGCTGGAGcaatttggtgttttttggtCTCCGCTCATGAAATCAGAcatttgacaaatataatcacTTTATTCAGTGAGTGTGAACAGGGATTCAAAGTGGGAATTCTCATACCTCAACACATCAGTGCTTCTCAACAAATTAACACAATGTGCAAAAAGAGCAGCGTGGCAAAGTGTCAGATCTTTAAAAGCCTTCTTATTGTATGTCTAAGGATTGGCTGTCTTCacagaagacaaaagacagTTTATCCTAAAAGTTCCTGGAGGCAAAGTGAACAAAGAAGGTCCTGATCTCTTTGGGTGAGATGGTGACAGTGAAAGCTTCATCTCCACAACTCCAACACCTTTCATTGTCTGagatacagaaaacacaaacaacaaaattaaattCCATAAAATGTGTctatttaaatgcatttaaaagcCAGTGCCAAAAGCAGGTCTCACTTGTTTCGAACTGATCTGCAGTCTTCCACTTCCATCTCTGCAGACTGGTGATATCCCAGGTTCCTGTGAGAGATCGCTCCTCCAGCACTTTTACTTCCCCTATGCCCTGCAGAACTTCCTGttcacacaggaaatgaccatagaaaaagaaaaaagttaaacTTTCCTCTTCCAACAGCATGGTGttcaaatgtttgaaaattaaGTTTTCATTAACACCTTCAAATTGATGGTGACTGGCTTTGAAAGCTCGGGGTCTTCTCCCTCCTCGAAGAGATGCATGATTCTCAACAGGACCCGATCGTAGTCTGGCTCTGAGTGCAAATCCTTACCTACAAAATTTAATCCCCAGGACAAACAAAGGTATATCTATTTCCTGAGGAAAAATCAGCAATAGCCATAAAAACTTCACAATATAACCACTAAAAATGAGTGGACCTGCTGACCTGAGTGAACGTGGCTGAGGTGAACGTCGTGATTAGAGCTGTAGTTCCATCCGGGGATGCTGAagctgagcaggtggaggttgGGCGGCAGGACCACGGGATACACAGGAGATCTTTGTCTGAGCTCCTTCTCCTGCCAGGGCCTCTCTAAAGGCACAAGACATTGGGGATTTTTTTAATTGCTCGAAAACATAGAGCTTTTGAGGTGATGCAGCACCAAACTGAAAGCACTCACGAGGTTGGTCTATGGGCATGACGACaggtctgtgctgcagctctatTGCCTCCCTCTGGTAAAGCTTAGAGGTGGTGCTGATGGAGCCCAGCATCATCCACAGGGTGGGCCTTACGACCGAGCTGTCGTTGAGGGTCAGGTTGTAGCCCAGGTTCCAGGCAAAGTCGTTCCAAAGGCGTCGATGGAGCATGACCTCGGGGGAAAAATTAAACTTTTGTTAATAGACACCAactgagaagtgtgtgtgtgtgtgtgtgtgtgtgtgtgtgtgtgtgtgtgtgtgtgtgtgtgtgtgttgcacgcCTTTTTATACCTCTAGTTGTCCGTTGGCTTGGCTGGACACACCGTGAGCTCTGTCGGTGACCAGCACCAGTCTGCTCAGGTCATCCTCAATGTACGCTGTCCGAACCATTGGGAAGTAGTTCTGCAAAATGCACATTATATATAGATTATTCTACATATTCCAGTATTTTGTCCTAAAACTTGAAAGTCCACTTTACCGAAGAACTTACTCTCGCTAAAGTGTTCTTAGTgaacttcctgtgttttctctccatcatCTGATAGCCATTGTCATCTGTGTACAGGGTCCTGTTGTTCTTCAAGGAGGAGCCGGTTCTGAGGACGACCTCTGTGTTGAGACAGAGGGGGCCCAACGAGTAGGTCTGCTCCAGCCTGTGACACCGTGGCCCGCTCCCAAAGCATTCTGGGACCCGGGTGGTGATGGAGTAGGCGTAGTCTTGGTCACTTTCCTCTCTAAATGGGTAAGAGTGAGTGTCACAATTGTCACAATTAGGGGTGCGGATACCCAAAGAAAACCACGACAGATGCAAGAAGTAAAACGGGTGGATTTTGCCCACCTGTAGAAGCGCTGCCTGATCTCCGTCACAATCTTCCCGGGGATAATATCCATTTCCACCGCCTTATAGGCCCGCGCAGCAGAACCGTTAGCGCTAAAGATGTAGTTATCAGAGATGGGCCCTGCTTTTACATCTCCATTTGCGTGGTACTCCCAGAAATCCTGGGTCATCCttattctccttttttcttGACTGAAGGATAACAGAGAGGCCAAAGGTCAGAGGGTTACATTTGTATAAGAGAAAGGCGTTTTTATGATCTgcaacaaaaaatattttcattagtgattcatctgctgattatgGTCTTGGTTTATTGGTTAATCTTTTGGTCATTAAAGTATAGTGAACAATTTCCAACAGCCCAGTTTGACTTTttcaaattgcttcttttgCCCCAAAGtccaaatatgttcagtttacTTTCATAAAAGACCAAGAAAATCAGGAGATTTTTACACTTGAGAAGCTCCATCCAGTGAGCATTGGGgatttttacttaaaatatgACTTACATTCCTAACCATTACCAATTTCTTTTCTGCTAATTGATCAAATTATTAATTAGAAATAGCTCTAAAtgcataaaataataaattaatgtaTAGATAATGTAATAAATTTGAAATGCAAGTAAAGTATCCCGGTCTTCAAATTATCTTGCAACAACCCTAAAGCATTACAGCCTGTTATCTCAGCAGGAGGAATGAGCGTGATAATGTGTTTATCTTCTGTGTTGTGCAAATATTACTTAAGATTATCTGCATGGGCTGCGACAGAAAGCTTACAGATAAGTGATGCTGTGCAGTAGGTTTGTATCCTGGTCAAACATCAGCTTGTAACATTCATTCAGAACAGGCAGGAGCCTCCTCCCCGTTTTCGACGAGTCCCGGACGTTGCGTCTCTCAAACAGAACCCCTTTAGCTTCGTAAGTCCAGCCACACTTGGACCTCCCAGAGCACCGCTTCTCAGAGAACTTAATCAGGTATTTCCTGTGCTGAAGGCCTCCGATTTCCACCATGATGAAAAGATCATAGGTCACATTGGACTCTGCAGACCTCTGGATCTGTAACAGAGGaaggttattattattattattattattattattattattattattattattattattattattattatcattacagtAAATATTACAGGTACAATATGTTtctgaaatacaaaacaaatcaatttaCTGGAGAAGGAATATTTATAAATGCTCATTTGCCACTTAAAACAGATATAAAAGTGTTAATTTGTTATGACTTTTTGAATCAGTAACAGTTACATGGTTCCTCTTTAATGACAAACCATTTAAACATTTGCTACCATcagtttccattaaaaaaaacaacagcaacacactaCCTGTGCAGGCACAGGCTGTCCATCATCGTCAAAGACGGCTGCGGTGCGGAAGGTTACAGTGACGTTGATGATAGTGGTGGTGTTCCATGCTAATGGGTTGTAAACAATGACATGCTGCTCCAAACCCCGAACACCTGGCATGAGGAGATTAAGGAGACTTTTATATAAATAGTAGCCTAAATTTTTATCTTCAAGTGAgcaaaaactgatgaaaatggTATAATGTAGGCCCAGGCTGGGGAATAGGTGTACGTCTATGGCAAACACTTTATCACAGGCTAGTTAATGATGTTCctgaataaatgataaatgtgcTGATGGTGCCTGTTGATGGAACCGAATCAGAAGGGAGTCTCAGTGATGATGCAActaaagcttttattttcaaaaattTGGCTTTTCCATAAAACACctgttttttgaatggagtttggtgtaaTGGTCTGTCCACTCAAAAGACTGCAGGGAGCAGAGACTATTTTAACAATAAAAGTGTTGTTTGTAAAGACCATATTTTGTTATTATAGGGGAAATGCTT belongs to Chaetodon trifascialis isolate fChaTrf1 chromosome 23, fChaTrf1.hap1, whole genome shotgun sequence and includes:
- the man2b2 gene encoding epididymis-specific alpha-mannosidase, whose product is MRILIVFTVLLHCCYRYGVTGENKPIQTFVIPHSHMDVGWVYTIQESVHAYAANVYTSVTEELSKAKDRRFIAVEQEFFRLWWDAVATDSHKKQVRQLVKEGRLEFIIGGQVMHDEAVTDLDDEILQMTEGHGFLYETFGVRPQFSWHVDPFGASATTPVLFALAGFNAHLISRIDYDLKDTMQKNKELQFVWRGSASLKEKQQIFTHIMDQFSYCTPSYLPFSNSSGFYWNGVALFPDPPKDGVYPNMSLPVTKETVHAYAKTMVENIKQRAEWFRTNHVLWPWGCDKQFYNSSVQFNNMDPLMKYINQNSKEFGVTVQYATLGEYFHAIYQSDLVWDQRGSEDFLPYSTEPHQAWTGFYASRNVLKGVARRASSQLHAAETLFTRYRISFPEGPVAKDWALDKLRMLRWAVSEVQHHDGITGTESPKVADMYLQHLMQAMMGVEELLAALFLLPHNLDAPSILGSRYHRKGVRGLEQHVIVYNPLAWNTTTIINVTVTFRTAAVFDDDGQPVPAQIQRSAESNVTYDLFIMVEIGGLQHRKYLIKFSEKRCSGRSKCGWTYEAKGVLFERRNVRDSSKTGRRLLPVLNECYKLMFDQDTNLLHSITYLQEKRRIRMTQDFWEYHANGDVKAGPISDNYIFSANGSAARAYKAVEMDIIPGKIVTEIRQRFYREESDQDYAYSITTRVPECFGSGPRCHRLEQTYSLGPLCLNTEVVLRTGSSLKNNRTLYTDDNGYQMMERKHRKFTKNTLARNYFPMVRTAYIEDDLSRLVLVTDRAHGVSSQANGQLEVMLHRRLWNDFAWNLGYNLTLNDSSVVRPTLWMMLGSISTTSKLYQREAIELQHRPVVMPIDQPQRPWQEKELRQRSPVYPVVLPPNLHLLSFSIPGWNYSSNHDVHLSHVHSGKDLHSEPDYDRVLLRIMHLFEEGEDPELSKPVTINLKEVLQGIGEVKVLEERSLTGTWDITSLQRWKWKTADQFETNNERCWSCGDEAFTVTISPKEIRTFFVHFASRNF